Proteins encoded within one genomic window of Methanosarcina barkeri str. Wiesmoor:
- the hypF gene encoding carbamoyltransferase HypF has product MQNEARLLHITGTVQGVGFRPFISQLAKVHGLFGYVKNLGNYVEILVEGNKESLDNFIKEIPEKKPPLAKVKEIKTKNTPFFGYSKFIIVPSESGVFENSIIPPDTAICEQCRSEIFDPSSRYFHYPFTVCTNCGPRYTTVRTLPYDRENTTMADFPLCPECETEYTDPLNRRYHAQPVCCPKCGPEIWLSDSEGNVLVKGYEAIIHASDLLQQGSILAIKGFGGFHIACDARKEMPVNELRRRLRRPEQPFAVMAKNAEVAETFAELEGVGREYLTSYRRPITVLPSSRESGLAESVTSGLHNIGVMLPYTGTQNLLFDRVPDAVYVMTSANLPGRPMVVENKEALEKLKGIVDYYLLHNRVIANRNDDTVIRVVNGKAAFIRRSRGFVPEPVELPFEVKASIGVGAEMNSTVTVAKGKLAYVSQYIGNTSHVETFRYHSEVVRHLIQLTGIEPLYWGCDLHPAFNTTRFALKMGGEDTLQVQHHQAHMLALMADNSLPLDSRILGIALDGVGYGTDGTVWGGELFESSYFGYERIGHLFPQPMPGGDLASRIPSRMVLGILFEKLGRAELEKLPLSFPKGAMEFSTVMKQLETGVNVIRSSSTGRVLDAAAALLGICEIRTYEGEPAMKLESAATKSTHSVDLPIIFTNDNDSGVPLLDTTELLLGAYELSGKYPPVDLAFAVEESFATGISELAISLAAKRGLEKIGLSGGVAYNNHITSCIARTVTEAGFEFLVHRQVPCGDGCISFGQALAAGLSTKPENKF; this is encoded by the coding sequence ATGCAAAACGAAGCAAGGCTTCTTCATATTACCGGTACTGTTCAGGGGGTAGGTTTTCGCCCTTTTATATCTCAGCTTGCAAAAGTCCATGGGCTTTTCGGATACGTGAAAAATCTTGGAAACTACGTGGAAATCCTTGTAGAGGGAAATAAGGAAAGCCTTGATAATTTCATTAAAGAAATCCCTGAAAAGAAACCTCCTCTGGCTAAAGTTAAAGAAATCAAAACAAAAAATACCCCCTTTTTTGGGTATTCGAAGTTTATTATCGTGCCCAGCGAATCCGGAGTTTTTGAAAATTCCATAATTCCTCCTGATACGGCTATTTGCGAACAGTGCAGGTCTGAGATTTTTGATCCTTCTTCCAGGTATTTTCATTATCCTTTTACGGTCTGCACAAATTGCGGGCCCAGATATACAACCGTCCGAACCCTTCCTTATGACCGGGAAAATACCACTATGGCAGATTTTCCTCTTTGCCCGGAATGTGAAACCGAATATACCGATCCTCTCAACCGAAGATATCATGCCCAGCCTGTCTGCTGCCCAAAGTGCGGGCCAGAAATCTGGCTCTCGGACTCCGAAGGAAATGTCCTGGTAAAAGGTTATGAAGCAATTATACATGCTTCTGATCTCCTTCAACAGGGCTCAATTCTTGCTATAAAAGGATTTGGGGGTTTTCATATAGCCTGCGATGCGCGAAAGGAGATGCCTGTAAATGAGCTTCGAAGACGGTTAAGGCGTCCAGAACAACCTTTTGCAGTCATGGCAAAAAATGCCGAAGTTGCGGAAACCTTTGCAGAACTTGAAGGTGTGGGAAGGGAATATTTAACTTCTTACCGCCGGCCTATTACCGTGCTTCCCAGCTCAAGGGAATCCGGCCTGGCAGAATCGGTTACTTCTGGCCTTCACAATATAGGGGTTATGCTTCCCTATACAGGTACACAGAATCTACTTTTTGATCGCGTACCTGATGCGGTATATGTTATGACCTCGGCAAATCTTCCAGGAAGGCCCATGGTTGTTGAGAATAAAGAGGCGCTTGAGAAACTTAAAGGGATTGTCGATTATTACCTGCTGCACAACAGGGTTATTGCAAACCGGAACGATGATACGGTTATAAGGGTTGTGAATGGAAAGGCTGCCTTTATTCGTCGTTCCCGCGGTTTTGTACCTGAACCCGTAGAGCTGCCTTTCGAAGTTAAAGCTTCTATAGGCGTTGGGGCTGAAATGAATTCTACGGTTACTGTGGCAAAAGGAAAGCTTGCCTATGTTTCTCAGTATATAGGAAATACCAGTCATGTAGAAACCTTCAGATACCATTCCGAGGTTGTCAGGCATCTAATCCAACTTACCGGAATCGAGCCCCTCTACTGGGGTTGTGACTTGCACCCTGCATTTAACACAACACGTTTTGCGCTAAAGATGGGAGGGGAGGATACTCTTCAGGTTCAACATCATCAAGCTCACATGTTAGCGCTTATGGCTGATAACTCTCTCCCACTGGATTCCCGAATTCTCGGAATTGCCCTTGATGGAGTGGGATATGGCACTGACGGTACAGTCTGGGGAGGGGAACTCTTTGAATCTTCTTACTTTGGATACGAACGTATTGGGCACTTATTCCCTCAGCCGATGCCAGGTGGCGACCTTGCCTCGCGGATACCTTCAAGAATGGTTTTGGGAATTCTTTTTGAGAAACTTGGGAGAGCAGAATTGGAAAAACTTCCCCTTTCTTTTCCGAAAGGAGCTATGGAGTTTTCAACTGTGATGAAACAGCTTGAAACCGGGGTAAATGTTATCCGAAGCAGCAGTACAGGACGGGTACTGGATGCTGCGGCTGCCCTGCTTGGAATCTGCGAGATTAGAACTTATGAAGGAGAGCCGGCAATGAAACTCGAATCTGCCGCAACGAAGAGTACCCATTCAGTAGATCTTCCTATCATTTTCACGAATGATAACGACTCCGGAGTTCCTCTACTTGACACCACTGAGCTTCTCCTGGGGGCATATGAGCTTTCCGGAAAGTATCCCCCTGTTGATCTTGCTTTTGCGGTTGAGGAAAGCTTTGCAACGGGAATTTCAGAACTTGCCATTTCTCTTGCCGCAAAAAGGGGGCTTGAAAAGATAGGCCTTAGCGGAGGAGTTGCTTATAACAATCACATCACTTCGTGCATTGCAAGAACTGTTACAGAAGCGGGTTTTGAATTCCTGGTTCATCGCCAGGTTCCCTGTGGAGACGGATGTATTTCATTTGGGCAAGCTCTTGCGGCAGGGTTGAGCACAAAACCTGAGAATAAGTTTTAA
- a CDS encoding DUF1699 family protein translates to MGLGSVRIRVVTSRDEISGLEAEEKAVHLAFRPSDRDLFSLVKTCPEIELLQLPASSYEGLSKFIKMYLASSGIHLVKGDVSGHWHDLNNYFVIPAYVIEKINELNVQGRTEEEIICEITHIRKISPDMILHLLHSSFLTSGPERPRMSKV, encoded by the coding sequence ATGGGGCTAGGTAGTGTACGCATCAGAGTTGTAACAAGCAGGGATGAGATTTCCGGCCTGGAAGCAGAAGAGAAAGCAGTACATCTTGCTTTTAGACCTTCGGATCGAGATCTTTTTAGTCTGGTCAAGACGTGTCCTGAAATCGAATTACTCCAGCTTCCCGCATCTTCCTATGAAGGACTCTCTAAATTTATCAAGATGTACCTCGCTTCTTCAGGTATTCATCTGGTAAAGGGGGATGTAAGCGGGCACTGGCATGATCTTAACAATTACTTTGTAATACCCGCTTACGTAATTGAAAAAATAAACGAACTGAATGTCCAGGGAAGAACCGAAGAAGAAATAATATGCGAGATTACACATATAAGAAAAATTAGCCCTGATATGATTCTTCACTTACTTCACAGCTCTTTTCTGACATCAGGCCCGGAGCGGCCGCGAATGAGCAAAGTATAA
- a CDS encoding DUF1699 family protein → MKIRVVSSREEIFTLNPNERIVHLAFRPSNKDIFSLVENCPKIEVIQLPKSYRRTVSKSIEMFLEMQRIQLIEGDVWGHRKDINEYYRIPSSIIEEIRELKTEGKSTEAIEEKVSRESKLNPEMVAYILRKDVAA, encoded by the coding sequence TTGAAAATAAGGGTTGTGAGTTCAAGAGAAGAAATCTTTACACTGAATCCAAATGAGAGAATAGTGCATCTGGCTTTTAGGCCTTCAAACAAGGATATTTTTTCACTGGTTGAGAACTGTCCGAAGATTGAAGTTATACAGCTTCCTAAATCTTACAGACGTACAGTCTCGAAATCCATAGAAATGTTCCTTGAAATGCAGCGTATCCAGCTTATCGAAGGCGATGTCTGGGGCCACAGAAAGGACATAAATGAGTATTATCGTATTCCTTCATCAATAATCGAAGAAATAAGAGAGCTGAAGACTGAGGGTAAATCTACTGAAGCCATTGAGGAAAAGGTTTCAAGAGAAAGCAAACTTAATCCTGAAATGGTCGCTTACATCCTTAGAAAGGATGTAGCAGCCTGA
- a CDS encoding glycosyltransferase family 4 protein, protein MKIALVVQRYGLEVNGGAEFHCRLVAEHLSKYYKVEVLTTCAIDYTTWKNEYTAGVETLNGVRIRRFRVDYERDLLAFNKFSENIFGDSHTYEDEVKWMKMQGPYSTHLLNYIKNAKDDYTCFIFFTYLYCTTFFGLPQVKEKALLVPTAHDEPPIYLSIFDSLFKSPRRFIFNTEEEKNFVASKFRVSNIPSDVVGVGIDIPDKTTAALFARKYNLDNFIIFVGRVDESKGCQELFEYFLRYKKEKKSSVKLVLLGKQTMEIPQNPDIRSLGFVPEQDKFEGIKAAKLLVMPSKYESLSMVLLESWLCKTPVLVNGKCDVLKGQCIRGNAGLYYENYEEFKACLDLLLTTDEMRNIMGKNGMEFVLQNYSWENIENKYISILQKIDDEH, encoded by the coding sequence ATGAAAATCGCCTTAGTCGTCCAGCGGTATGGCCTGGAAGTTAACGGAGGTGCCGAATTCCACTGCCGACTAGTAGCTGAACATTTGTCAAAATATTATAAAGTGGAGGTGTTAACTACCTGCGCGATAGATTACACAACCTGGAAGAATGAATATACTGCAGGGGTAGAAACCTTAAATGGTGTGCGGATCAGGAGATTTCGTGTTGATTATGAAAGAGATTTACTGGCATTTAATAAATTCTCTGAGAACATTTTTGGAGATAGTCATACCTACGAAGATGAAGTTAAATGGATGAAAATGCAGGGCCCGTATTCAACCCATCTTTTAAATTATATAAAAAATGCTAAAGATGATTATACTTGCTTTATCTTTTTTACCTATCTTTACTGTACTACCTTCTTTGGCCTTCCACAGGTAAAAGAAAAAGCTCTGCTTGTTCCTACTGCACACGACGAACCTCCTATATATTTGTCGATATTTGATTCGCTCTTCAAATCTCCCAGGCGATTTATTTTTAATACCGAAGAAGAGAAGAATTTTGTCGCCTCAAAATTCAGAGTTTCGAATATACCTTCTGATGTTGTAGGTGTAGGTATAGATATCCCGGATAAAACTACTGCAGCTTTGTTTGCCCGGAAATATAATCTGGATAATTTCATTATCTTTGTCGGAAGAGTAGACGAATCTAAAGGTTGTCAGGAACTATTTGAATATTTTCTTCGGTATAAAAAAGAAAAGAAATCTTCTGTTAAACTCGTATTACTGGGAAAACAGACTATGGAGATTCCTCAAAACCCTGATATTCGTTCCTTAGGTTTTGTCCCTGAGCAGGATAAGTTTGAAGGAATAAAAGCGGCAAAACTATTAGTAATGCCCTCAAAGTACGAAAGTTTGTCCATGGTCTTGCTGGAATCCTGGCTCTGTAAAACTCCTGTACTTGTAAATGGAAAATGTGACGTGTTAAAAGGCCAGTGTATCAGAGGCAATGCAGGCCTTTACTATGAAAACTATGAGGAATTTAAGGCGTGCCTGGACCTTCTCCTGACAACAGACGAAATGAGGAATATTATGGGTAAAAATGGGATGGAGTTTGTTTTGCAAAATTACTCATGGGAAAATATAGAAAATAAGTATATTTCAATATTACAGAAAATTGATGATGAGCATTAA
- a CDS encoding glycosyltransferase, with translation MEIHQILPTFSPGDAIGNEVIEINKTLRKWGYNSQIYAENIHPEMDAKKHIEYDKVSSKDNVLIFHFSIGSDISNYVRQLPDKKIIRYHGITPEKYLYGINDYIQYLLVRGREELNLYPDITDLALANSRYTQLELDNLGFKNTEIFPLLLDLNIYNKSPNENLLSKFDDDYVNLLFVGRIIPQKNQHLILKIFSYYKLINPKSRLFLIGNFEGCENYLDQLQEIIRKLKLKDVYIPGKVSMDDLISYYKLADVFLCMSEWETFCVPLVESMYFDTPILAYNCTAIPDTLGNSGILINKLKSDEIAEMINLVVKDEVFRDKIIRKQRERLKYFERSTMENLLKEYLQKVIE, from the coding sequence ATGGAAATTCATCAAATATTGCCAACCTTTAGTCCTGGTGATGCAATAGGCAATGAGGTTATTGAGATCAATAAAACACTTAGAAAATGGGGATATAACTCACAGATATACGCTGAAAATATCCACCCTGAAATGGATGCTAAAAAACATATTGAATATGACAAAGTCTCTTCAAAAGACAATGTGTTAATATTTCACTTCTCTATAGGCTCTGATATCTCTAATTATGTAAGACAATTGCCAGATAAGAAAATAATAAGGTATCATGGAATTACGCCTGAAAAATATCTTTATGGAATCAATGATTACATCCAGTATTTACTGGTACGGGGAAGAGAGGAACTCAATTTATATCCGGATATAACCGACCTGGCACTAGCAAATTCTCGATATACTCAGCTAGAGCTGGATAACCTGGGGTTTAAAAATACTGAGATTTTTCCACTTTTACTGGATCTTAATATTTACAATAAAAGTCCGAATGAAAATCTCCTATCGAAGTTTGATGATGATTACGTGAATCTTCTTTTTGTTGGAAGGATTATTCCTCAAAAGAATCAGCATCTTATTCTCAAAATATTCTCTTACTATAAGCTTATAAACCCGAAATCGCGTTTGTTTTTGATAGGGAACTTTGAGGGTTGCGAAAATTATCTAGATCAATTGCAGGAGATTATTCGGAAGCTAAAGTTAAAAGACGTTTATATTCCTGGAAAAGTCTCAATGGATGATCTAATTTCTTACTATAAACTGGCTGATGTGTTTCTGTGCATGAGCGAATGGGAAACCTTTTGTGTCCCACTTGTTGAGAGTATGTACTTTGACACGCCTATTCTTGCTTATAATTGCACTGCAATCCCGGATACTCTCGGAAACTCGGGAATTCTGATTAACAAACTTAAAAGTGATGAGATTGCAGAAATGATTAATCTTGTAGTAAAGGATGAAGTTTTCAGAGATAAAATCATCCGGAAACAAAGAGAAAGACTAAAATATTTTGAAAGATCGACGATGGAAAATTTACTAAAAGAGTATCTTCAAAAGGTGATCGAATGA
- a CDS encoding glycosyltransferase family 4 protein, which produces MKIAFVVPWYGEIPGGAESECKNTAENLSRNGIEVEILTTCVKEFNSDWSSNYYEEGVFQLNNVIIRRFKVRQRNTRLFDRVNSKLMHNQKISAKEEQIYIEEMINSDNLYRYLETHGSDYDYFLFIPYMFGTTYYGSQIHPKKSFLIPCLHDESYAYMDIYKNMFQNVAGLIFHAEPEAKLANEIFDIKGKQIILGEGIDTSISFEAKRFREKYGIYNDFILYAGRREPGKNTPLLIDFFCKYKLRNQNELKLVLIGSGEVSIQEKFKTEILDLGFVQKQDKYDAFAAASLLCQPSINESFSIVIMESWLCLTPVLVHSGCAVTKDHCIKGRSGLYFENYEEFEGCVNFYLHNPQLRRKMAINGKKYVDENFNWGRIVEKYVRFLEEA; this is translated from the coding sequence ATGAAGATTGCATTTGTTGTTCCCTGGTATGGAGAGATTCCTGGTGGTGCGGAAAGTGAATGTAAAAATACGGCTGAGAACCTTTCAAGAAATGGGATTGAAGTTGAAATCCTTACTACCTGCGTGAAAGAGTTCAATTCGGATTGGAGCTCCAATTATTATGAAGAAGGAGTATTCCAACTAAATAATGTCATAATTAGAAGATTTAAAGTCCGACAAAGGAATACCAGACTGTTTGATCGTGTTAACTCGAAATTGATGCACAACCAGAAAATTTCGGCAAAAGAAGAACAAATATACATCGAAGAAATGATTAATAGCGACAATCTCTACCGATACCTTGAAACTCATGGTTCTGACTACGACTACTTCCTGTTTATACCTTACATGTTCGGAACTACATATTATGGGTCTCAAATCCACCCGAAAAAATCATTTTTGATACCCTGCCTTCACGACGAGAGCTACGCATATATGGACATTTACAAGAATATGTTCCAGAACGTGGCAGGGCTAATATTCCATGCTGAACCCGAAGCAAAATTGGCAAATGAAATATTTGACATTAAAGGCAAGCAAATAATACTAGGAGAAGGTATAGATACCAGTATTTCCTTTGAAGCAAAGAGATTTCGAGAGAAGTATGGAATATATAACGATTTCATTCTTTACGCTGGAAGGCGGGAGCCAGGTAAAAACACTCCTCTTCTAATTGACTTTTTTTGTAAATATAAACTGAGGAATCAGAATGAGCTTAAACTCGTCTTGATTGGAAGCGGAGAGGTCAGTATCCAGGAAAAATTTAAAACAGAGATACTTGACCTGGGTTTTGTTCAGAAACAGGATAAATATGATGCATTTGCTGCTGCAAGTCTTCTTTGTCAACCCTCAATAAACGAAAGCTTTTCAATAGTGATAATGGAATCGTGGTTATGCCTTACCCCAGTTCTGGTTCATTCCGGATGCGCTGTAACAAAGGACCATTGTATTAAAGGTAGGTCTGGATTGTATTTTGAGAATTACGAGGAATTTGAAGGATGCGTTAACTTTTACTTACATAACCCTCAGTTAAGAAGAAAGATGGCTATAAATGGGAAGAAATATGTAGATGAGAACTTTAACTGGGGCCGGATTGTTGAAAAATATGTACGGTTTCTTGAAGAGGCTTGA